In the genome of Micrococcales bacterium, one region contains:
- a CDS encoding glycosyltransferase family 4 protein, whose protein sequence is MNRTLVVTNDFPPRAGGIQAFVHGVLQHQDPESVVVYAPAWKRSEAFDDEQPFPVVRHRTSLMLPEPTVLARARRIAQDYDCDRVLFGAAAPLGLLAPRLRSQGMAPIVAMTHGHEAAWATTVGARRVLRVIGDSVDTVTYLGEYTRGRIASALRPAAAARMRRLVPGVDTDVFHPRVRPDGAALRGELGLADRPVIVCVSRLMPRKGQDTLIRALPLVQRAVPDAALLIVGGGPYRSRLDALVEEVGVAGSVVLTGTVAWEALPLHYAAGDLFAMPCRTRNRGWDVEGLGIVYLEAGAIGLPVIAGDSGGAPDAVLDGQTGYVVDGRDLQDVARRIVAVLSDPRAAAGMGEAGRQWVEQQWTWPVVSRRLTDLLDGVDPDRGPGTAPH, encoded by the coding sequence GTGAACCGCACACTGGTCGTCACGAACGACTTCCCTCCGCGCGCCGGCGGCATCCAAGCGTTCGTGCACGGCGTGCTGCAGCATCAGGATCCCGAGTCGGTCGTCGTGTACGCGCCGGCATGGAAGCGTTCCGAGGCCTTCGACGACGAGCAGCCCTTCCCCGTTGTGCGTCACCGCACCTCCCTGATGCTCCCCGAACCGACAGTGCTGGCCCGGGCTCGTCGTATCGCGCAGGACTACGACTGCGACCGGGTGCTCTTCGGAGCGGCGGCACCCCTGGGGCTGTTGGCTCCCAGGTTGCGATCACAGGGGATGGCGCCGATCGTGGCCATGACGCACGGTCACGAAGCCGCCTGGGCGACGACCGTGGGTGCCCGCAGGGTCCTGCGGGTCATCGGTGACTCCGTCGACACCGTGACCTACCTGGGGGAGTACACCCGCGGTCGTATCGCTTCGGCCCTACGACCTGCAGCGGCCGCCCGGATGCGCCGACTGGTGCCCGGCGTGGACACCGACGTGTTCCATCCGCGGGTTCGCCCGGATGGGGCGGCCCTGCGCGGGGAACTGGGTCTGGCAGATCGACCAGTCATCGTGTGCGTGTCCAGGCTCATGCCGCGCAAGGGGCAGGACACGCTGATCCGGGCTTTGCCGCTGGTGCAGCGGGCGGTCCCCGATGCCGCGCTGCTGATCGTCGGTGGGGGGCCCTACCGTTCCCGGCTCGATGCCCTGGTCGAGGAGGTGGGCGTGGCCGGCAGCGTGGTTCTCACCGGCACCGTGGCCTGGGAGGCGCTGCCCCTGCACTACGCCGCCGGGGACCTGTTCGCGATGCCCTGCCGCACGCGCAACCGGGGCTGGGATGTCGAGGGCCTGGGCATCGTCTACCTCGAAGCCGGGGCTATCGGTCTGCCGGTCATCGCCGGGGACTCCGGCGGGGCGCCTGACGCGGTGCTCGATGGACAGACCGGGTACGTGGTGGATGGTCGCGATCTGCAGGATGTGGCGCGACGCATCGTGGCGGTGCTGAGCGATCCGCGGGCGGCGGCCGGCATGGGGGAGGCGGGGCGGCAGTGGGTCGAACAGCAATGGACCTGGCCGGTGGTGTCACGCCGGCTGACGGACCTCCTGGACGGCGTCGACCCCGACCGCGGTCCCGGGACGGCCCCGCATTAG